From Salinibacterium sp. ZJ450, one genomic window encodes:
- a CDS encoding oxidoreductase: MRVPKVALVTGASSGIGEATARRLAGLGLTVYGSARRLERMSPLEVAGVRLLEMDVTDDASMTAGVDRILADTGRLDILVNNAGYGSYGALEDVPLSEGRAQFEVNVFGMARLTQLVLPTMRAQGAGKIINISSMGAKIYEPLGAWYHATKFAVEGLSDSLRLELKPFGITVVIIEPGAILTEWSTIARESLLQVSGGTAYGRLARSVADEMAAADHPQRGSDPSVVADAIAAAVKSRHPKTRYAIGAHAKSAVIGRRLLPDRAMDAVLWRRFGRGM, encoded by the coding sequence GAAGGTCGCGCTGGTCACCGGGGCGTCATCCGGAATCGGCGAAGCCACCGCCCGCCGCCTGGCCGGGCTCGGCCTCACCGTTTACGGCTCGGCCCGCCGGCTGGAGCGGATGTCGCCGCTTGAGGTCGCCGGGGTGCGCCTGCTGGAAATGGACGTCACCGACGACGCATCCATGACGGCGGGCGTTGACCGCATCCTCGCCGACACCGGACGCCTCGACATCCTCGTGAATAATGCCGGCTACGGCTCGTACGGCGCGCTGGAGGACGTGCCGCTCAGCGAGGGCCGGGCCCAGTTCGAGGTGAACGTGTTCGGGATGGCGCGGCTGACCCAACTCGTGCTGCCCACCATGCGCGCGCAGGGCGCGGGCAAGATCATCAACATCTCGTCGATGGGTGCCAAGATTTACGAACCGCTCGGCGCCTGGTACCACGCCACCAAGTTCGCGGTGGAGGGCCTCAGCGATTCGCTGCGGCTCGAGCTGAAGCCGTTCGGCATCACGGTCGTGATCATCGAGCCGGGCGCGATCCTCACCGAGTGGAGCACCATCGCCCGCGAGAGCCTGCTGCAGGTGTCGGGCGGCACCGCATACGGTCGGCTGGCGCGCAGCGTCGCCGACGAGATGGCGGCCGCCGACCATCCGCAGCGCGGCTCCGACCCGTCGGTGGTCGCGGACGCGATCGCCGCGGCGGTGAAGTCGCGGCATCCGAAGACGCGGTACGCCATCGGCGCGCACGCGAAGTCCGCGGTGATCGGGCGACGGCTGCTGCCTGACCGCGCGATGGACGCCGTGCTGTGGCGGCGCTTCGGGCGCGGCATGTGA